A region from the Drosophila bipectinata strain 14024-0381.07 chromosome 3R, DbipHiC1v2, whole genome shotgun sequence genome encodes:
- the LOC108129293 gene encoding fatty acyl-CoA reductase wat-like, giving the protein METDIQSFYREKVIFITGATGFVGKVIIEKLLRSTDVKRIYVLIRPKRGREVQDRVSLWQKDLVFQPLLDAKPTAFDKVRAIAGDCIEPDLGISEEDRKLLTSEVQIVIHGAATVRFNQSLHVALAINTRATRLMIQLAKEMRNLQSYVHVSTAFSNCVADYIEERFHTELLTRSSDQVLSLFEKKSSDEIDEMTTDLLGPFPNSYTYTKALGEDVVLREAENLPICIFRPAIIIASFKEPTSGWIDNLYGPIAITYGVAYGVLRVVLLDVKQQNSVVPVDYCANMALALARETAQKKASQQNPSTPPIYNFAPSEGNLLTYGDFRAKALKYGSNYPVTNMIWYPFLLCIRCPWLFSLAAFLLHTVPGYFIDLALKISGRKPRLGKIYEKIHTTIKVLGPFSCRSWKFEMANKERLWQSMSREDQTIFNFDMLHLDWDQYFSRALCGMRLYLGKEPPTTQSYIQGQKRLRMFHVIHRLAQALLIYLAYLTIRTLLKLVSNLF; this is encoded by the exons ATGGAGACCGATATCCAAAGTTTTTATAGAGAAAAGGTCATTTTTATCACGGGTGCCACTGGATTTGTGGGAAAAG taaTCATCGAGAAACTGTTGCGTAGCACAGACGTTAAACGGATCTATGTACTGATCAGGCCTAAGCGAGGTCGGGAAGTTCAGGATCGAGTATCGCTTTGGCAAAAGGATCTT GTTTTTCAACCTCTACTAGACGCTAAGCCCACGGCTTTCGACAAGGTCCGTGCCATCGCAGGCGACTGCATTGAACCGGATTTGGGGATCAGTGAAGAGGACCGTAAACTGCTCACCTCTGAGGTGCAGATCGTTATCCATGGAGCAGCCACCGTGCGGTTCAATCAAAGCCTTCATGTGGCACTGGCCATCAACACGCGAGCCACCCGATTGATGATCCAACTGGCCAAAGAGATGAGAAACCTACAGTCCTATGTCCATGTCTCCACTGCCTTTTCCAACTGCGTGGCGGATTACATTGAGGAAAGGTTCCACACGGAGCTGCTGACTCGCTCCTCAGACCAGGTCTTAtcccttttcgaaaaaaagagCAGTGATGAAATAGACGAGATGACCACTGATCTGCTGGGCCCGTTTCCAAACTCCTACACTTATACGAAGGCGCTTGGGGAGGATGTGGTCCTACGAGAAGCGGAAAATCTGCCGATCTGCATCTTTCGACCTGCCATCA TCATTGCCAGCTTCAAAGAACCCACATCCGGATGGATCGATAATTTGTATGGACCAATCGCCATTACCTATGGCGTCGCCTATGGAGTGCTCCGCGTGGTCCTGTTGGACGTAAAGCAACAAAACAGTGTTGTGCCGGTGGACTACTGTGCCAACATGGCACTGGCCCTTGCCCGGGAAACTGCCCAGAAAAAGGCCTCCCAACAAAATCCCTCTACGCCTCCAATCTACAATTTTGCCCCGAGCGAGGGAAACCTATTGACTTATGGGGATTTCAGGGCAAAGGCCCTAAAATATGGGTCTAATTACCCCGTAACGAACATGATATGGTATCCCTTCCTGCTATGCATCAGGTGTCCGTGGCTATTTTCTCTAGCGGCATTCCTTCTCCACACTGTACCCGGCTACTTTATTGATCTGGCCCTGAAAATAAGTGGACGAAAGCCTCGTCTGGGCAAGATCTACGAGAAAATACACACGACCATAAAGGTGCTGGGCCCGTTCTCCTGCCGGAGCTGGAAATTCGAAATGGCCAATAAGGAGCGGCTGTGGCAGAGCATGTCCCGCGAAGACCAAACCATTTTCAACTTTGACATGTTGCACCTGGATTGGGATCAGTACTTTAGTAGGGCCCTGTGTGGAATGCGCCTGTACTTGGGAAAGGAGCCTCCCACAACACAATCTTACATCCAAGGCCAGAAAAGATTACGAAT GTTTCACGTCATTCACCGGTTAGCGCAGGCGTTGCTGATTTACTTGGCTTATTTAACGATACGGACTCTGCTCAAGTTAGTttcgaatttattttaa
- the LOC108129311 gene encoding fatty acyl-CoA reductase wat-like, translated as METEIQGFFRNKTVFITGGTGFLGKVVIEKLLRTTEVKKIYSLTREKRGKDIKERVEIWQSDPFFKTLLDTKPSAFDRVLAVAGNCLAPDLGLSEGDRRILTSEVQIVIHGAATVRFNEPLHVALAINTRASRLILQLARDMKQLVAYSHVSTTFSNCVIFRVKEIFYPEHLTCGSDKVLAMSELVSPQVLDGMESALKGSFPNTYTYTKALAEDVVLRESEGLPISVFRPAIITATWKDPVAGFIDNLYGPTAIGFGSGRGVLRLTNFKRNHRGNIVPVDFCANLILASLWHTANMYAKIPRNPKDHLPIYALAPTERNDLFSSDIAEIGLNYRDKLPMTKMIWYPFCINIPSPRLFSIFAFFYHTLPGYFFDLGLKISGRKPRLGKIYTKLHSGLAHLTYFLQNDFYFDIKNSEQLLSLMSPEDRRLYDFDMNSVDWRDYFDKGIKGMRFYLAKEEPTEESIQRGRRLLKKLKFLHYSLMTVLCCIFGILLWLLVGFMGFI; from the exons ATGGAAACCGAAATCCAAGGATTTTTTAGGAACAAGACCGTTTTTATAACTGGCGGCACAGGATTTTTAGGAAAAG TGGTAATCGAGAAACTATTGCGAACCACAGAggtaaagaaaatatattcccTGACAAGGGAGAAACGTGGCAAGGACATCAAGGAGCGTGTTGAGATTTGGCAGAGTGATCCA tttttcaaaactcttcTGGATACCAAACCTTCGGCATTCGATCGAGTGCTAGCCGTTGCTGGAAACTGCTTGGCACCGGATTTGGGGCTCAGTGAAGGGGACCGAAGAATCCTTACCTCTGAAGTGCAGATCGTAATCCATGGAGCAGCCACCGTTCGATTCAATGAACCGCTGCATGTGGCGCTGGCAATCAACACTCGTGCCTCCCGGCTGATTCTCCAACTGGCTAGGGACATGAAGCAGTTAGTCGCATATTCGCACGTTTCTACAACGTTCTCAAACTGTGTCATCTTTCGGGTCAAGGAAATCTTTTATCCGGAACACCTAACCTGTGGGTCAGACAAGGTTTTGGCTATGAGCGAGTTAGTTAGCCCCCAAGTTCTGGATGGCATGGAATCGGCCCTAAAAGGCTCATTTCCGAATACCTATACTTATAcaaaggccttggcagaggaCGTAGTACTTAGGGAATCGGAAGGTCTTCCTATTAGCGTTTTTCGACCTGCTATAA TAACTGCCACTTGGAAGGACCCAGTAGCTGGGTTCATAGACAACTTGTACGGGCCAACAGCAATCGGCTTTGGTTCTGGACGCGGTGTCCTGCGACTGACCAACTTCAAAAGGAACCATCGTGGTAATATCGTTCCAGTTGACTTTTGTGCCAATTTGATATTGGCATCCTTGTGGCACACTGCTAACATGTATGCAAAGATCCCCAGAAACCCAAAGGACCACCTTCCTATATACGCTCTCGCACCCACTGAAAGAAATGATCTGTTTTCATCGGACATAGCCGAAATTGGACTAAACTATCGCGACAAATTGCCAATGACTAAAATGATTTGGTATCCATTCTGCATTAATATCCCCTCACCACGGCTCTTTTCTATTTTCGCATTCTTCTATCATACTCTTCCCGGGTACTTCTTCGACCTGGGACTAAAAATTTCCGGAAGAAAACCGAGATTGGGAAAAATTTACACAAAGCTTCATTCCGGCTTGGCCCATTTGacatattttttgcaaaatgatTTTTACTTTGACATCAAGAACTCGGAGCAGCTTCTATCCCTGATGTCCCCGGAAGATCGAAGATTATACGACTTCGATATGAATAGTGTGGACTGGAGAGACTACTTTGATAAAGGCATTAAAGGCATGAGGTTTTACCTGGCAAAGGAAGAGCCGACTGAAGAGTCTATTCAGCGGGGTCGCCGCTTACTAAAAAA GTTAAAGTTCTTGCACTACAGCTTGATGACCGTACTTTGTTGCATCTTTGGAATATTGTTGTGGCTTCTGGTTGGATTTATGGGATTTATTTGA